In Musa acuminata AAA Group cultivar baxijiao chromosome BXJ2-3, Cavendish_Baxijiao_AAA, whole genome shotgun sequence, the following proteins share a genomic window:
- the LOC135606631 gene encoding protein HYPER-SENSITIVITY-RELATED 4-like, with amino-acid sequence MAFEWEWNSIWQLFATLVFLRTAYRDFLPPELHHSVGFLLRGLMTRFDTDLKIIVDEYDGSCSNELYSAAQAYLGSHCLDDARVWSSVVERASASSSPIRSSSLSSDHRYLELSFHSRHREAVRSQYIPHVLPEAERIRLRARERRLYTNRSVVFGDDHRNPWSPAPFSHPSTFDTLAIDPVLRDDLLRFVSRRNYYSRVGRAWKRGYFLYGPPGTGKTSLVAAIANLLEFDVYDLDLTALRRLLVSTNPKSVVVIVCTASSTY; translated from the exons ATGGCGTTCGAGTGGGAATGGAACTCGATATGGCAGTTGTTTGCGACGCTGGTGTTCCTCCGGACGGCGTACAGGGACTTCCTTCCCCCGGAGCTCCACCACTccgtcggcttcctcctccgtggCCTCATGACCCGCTTCGACACCGACCTCAAGATCATCGTCGATGAGTACGACGGCTCCTGCAGCAATGAACTCTACAGCGCCGCCCAGGCTTACCTCGGCAGCCACTGCCTCGACGACGCCCGCGTC TGGAGCTCCGTCGTGGAGCGcgcctctgcctcctcttccccCATCCGCAGCAGCTCCCTCTCTTCGGACCACCGCTACCTCGAGCTCTCCTTCCACAGCCGCCACCGCGAGGCCGTCCGCTCCCAGTACATCCCCCACGTCCTCCCGGAGGCCGAGCGCATCCGCCTCCGGGCCCGGGAGCGCCGCCTCTACACCAACCGCTCTGTCGTCTTCGGCGACGACCACCGTAACCCCTGGTCCCCCGCGCCCTTCTCCCACCCCTCCACCTTCGACACCCTCGCCATCGACCCGGTTCTCCGCGACGACCTCCTCCGGTTCGTCAGCCGCCGGAACTATTACTCCCGCGTCGGCCGCGCCTGGAAGCGGGGCTACTTCCTCTACGGTCCGCCCGGGACGGGCAAGACCAGCCTCGTCGCCGCCATCGCCAACCTGCTCGAGTTCGACGTGTACGACCTAGATCTCACCGccctccgccgcctcctcgtcTCCACCAACCCCAAGTCCGTCGTCGTCATCGTTTGTACAGCCTCGTCAACTTACTAA